In the genome of Hydrogenophaga sp. PBL-H3, the window CCAGAAGCCGGCGTGGAGGGCCAGGCCCGCCAGAACGATGACTCCGGGCAAGGCGAGCACATGCTTGAAGCGTTGGGTGATCCACCAGATGAGCACACCCAAGGCGATGCCGCTCGCGAGGCGCGCGTCGGGTTGCCTGGACATCCAGCCCCAGGCCTCTGCCAGGCCGAAAGGCCGGCCAATGGCCACGCCCATGCCACCCGCCAGCATCATCCAGCCCACCGCGCCGAGAAATCCACCGATGACCGGATAGGGGATGTAGCGGATGAGGTCGCCCGCGCGGAACCGGCCCATGGCCCACCACGAGCCACCAATGGCCAGACCAGTGATCACCATCGAGGCGATCACGGTCGGCAATGCCGCTGGCGCTGAGGTTTGGGCCACCACCGCTGCCGCAATGGCAGCCTGCACCGAGACGGTGCTGGGAACAGGGCCCACAGAGGCCAATGGAAGCGATCCCCACACGCCACCGAACACGGCCAGCACGGCGGCGCCCAGCAGAACCGAACCGATGGCAACGGGAAGATGCGGCGCGAGTGTCCCCTGGAACAGCAGGGAGGCCGCTGAAACGTAAAAAGAAACAGAGGCAAGGCTGACAATGACGGCGGCGGTGAGGTCTCGCCCCACCCGTGCAAGCACGGGCTTCATGAACTGCACGGGCTGGACTCAAACTGAAGCGTTGCTGGTGGTTGCACCCAAAGAACCGTCATCACGATGTATCCCATCTCTCTCATTTCGCACGTACGCCGGCCAAAGACGGCATCTCCAATGCCGTGCAGCCAACCTGTCACCCCATGATTGACGCCGTCGCCGGCGCCTGCGGATCATCCACCGGATTGCGCTCTTTTGCGTAACGCGTCAGTGCGCGGGCAATGAAAAATCCAAATCCAGGATCGAGATAGAAGAGTTCCACCACCTTTTCCTTGGTGATGGCAAACAGCTCGCAATCCTCGTCGCACACGGCCGTGAGGGTTCGTTGCGCATGATCGGAAAAGACACCGATCTCGCCAAACATGTCTCCGGGCACAAGGTATTTACCGATCTCGACGAGCGACACACGACCTTTGCGGATCAGGTACAGGCGGTTGGCGGCATCACCTTTCTTGAAAATGACCTCTCCTTTGCCGCACCGCTCCTGGCTCATGTAGGGAATCAGGCTCTCCAGCGATTTCTCCCGGCTGGTTGCATTTTTCACCCCCCGAATCGTTGCCCGGATCTGGCGCAAGCGCACGATGTTCAACGGCAGCAGGGCCATGTGGAGGATCAGGATAGGCAAGACCTTGTCGAACACGCCGAAATGGAGTCCCATGAGGGCATAGCTGATGAACAACACATTGCTGCCAATCGCCACCGCGCGCAGCGGCATGATGGTCTTCATAAAGAACGATACGAACACCAGGCTCGACGCAATCCACGCCATCAACTGCATTTCCACCGTCAACTCCTCAAGAGCAGCCCATACATCAACGGCATGCAGTGAATTGCCAAATGGGGTCGCTCACCTCCGTGCGCAAAGCGCTGCATGTGTTTCAAGACGTCAATGTCTCATAACAGCGGTTCGGTACGCAGGAGGAACGGCGGACTTCCCTAGGGACTTCCACTACAAACAAGATACCTACACGCGCTGTTTCAGCCGCTGTGGTCGCACCGCGGTGATGCGCTGGGCGTGAACAACGCTGTTCTTGAATCCGGGGGATGGTGTGCTCAGCGGCGACCCGCAAGCAGCCTGGTTTGACCCGCTCACCGCCAATGGCATGGCGATCAAGCGCCGGTTCGGCGCTGACAGGCCTGGGCTCACCCAGGCCGCCTGCCGATCTGTTGAATGTGGTGTCCCGATACTTCCCACCCGTCAGGACCCGCGGGTGCACACGAAGTCTAGGGGCTGGGTATGACAGAAAGATGGCAGTGCCACGCACCACCCCGGCACGTGCCAGCGGCTCGACAGCCCGCAAGACCTCCTTCTCGCGAGGCACCATTCGCTAGACTGCTTCACTTTGATCGAGGCACTTTCGCTTTGCGCCCCCCAACACCACGCAACCAGCCCGGGCCTGCGCGCCTTGATTCCGCGAAGGCGTGGTTGCGCGCCTTGCAACCCGCTTCCGTGGGCGCTGACTGGCGCGAGCGATTGCGTGTCGTGGTGGGTGCGGCACTGGGCATCCTGGCAACTGCGCTGGTGTGCAGGGCACTTTCTGGTTCGGGCACCTCGTGGCCCTGGCTGATCGCTCCGTTGGGCGCCAGCGCGGTGCTGGTGTTCGCGGTGCCCGCCAGCCCCCTCGCGCAGCCTTGGTCCATCGTGGCCGGCAACACCCTGTCTGCACTGATCGGCATTGCCTGCGTGCGCTGGGTCGGCAACCCGGAGATCGCTGCGGCGCTCGCCGTGGGCCTTGCCATCACCCTGAT includes:
- a CDS encoding Crp/Fnr family transcriptional regulator encodes the protein MQLMAWIASSLVFVSFFMKTIMPLRAVAIGSNVLFISYALMGLHFGVFDKVLPILILHMALLPLNIVRLRQIRATIRGVKNATSREKSLESLIPYMSQERCGKGEVIFKKGDAANRLYLIRKGRVSLVEIGKYLVPGDMFGEIGVFSDHAQRTLTAVCDEDCELFAITKEKVVELFYLDPGFGFFIARALTRYAKERNPVDDPQAPATASIMG